One Aegilops tauschii subsp. strangulata cultivar AL8/78 chromosome 7, Aet v6.0, whole genome shotgun sequence genomic window carries:
- the LOC109759923 gene encoding RING-H2 finger protein ATL80-like, whose protein sequence is MSSPSSSVDLPWQARGGGVFDVGQGSALVLASYPVLLLLVLLSAFVRYVWIALALYCAILFLLSCTGRLLAGPVVFVKDDATAAVERGGLSQASIAAIPAFVYGAAAGDGEAQCAVCLEALSGGEKARRLPVCTHTFHVGCIDMWFHSHATCPVCRCHVEPLKAGKMAPLPPEPPLPPV, encoded by the coding sequence ATgtcgtcgccgtcgtcgtcaGTGGACCTCCCGTggcaggcgcgcggcggcggtgTCTTTGACGTCGGGCAGGGCAGCGCGCTGGTGCTCGCGTCATACCCGGTGCTCCtgctcctcgtcctcctctccgCCTTCGTCAGGTACGTGTGGATCGCGCTCGCGCTCTACTGCGCGATCCTGTTCCTGCTCTCCTGCACCGGCCGCCTGCTCGCCGGGCCGGTGGTGTTCGTGAAAGACGACGCCACGGCGGCCGTCGAGCGGGGCGGCCTATCACAGGCGTCCATTGCGGCCATCCCGGCATTCGTGTACGGTGCCGCTGCCGGCGACGGCGAGGCCCAGTGTGCGGTGTGCCTGGAGGCTCTGTCCGGTGGGGAGAAGGCGCGGCGGCTGCCGGTGTGCACGCACACGTTCCACGTTGGGTGCATCGACATGTGGTTCCACTCGCATGCAACGTGCCCGGTCTGCCGCTGCCATGTCGAGCCGCTCAAGGCCGGCAAGATGGCGCCGTTGCCACCAGAGCCGCCTCTGCCGCCGGTGTAG